From the Nocardiopsis changdeensis genome, one window contains:
- a CDS encoding bifunctional DNA primase/polymerase translates to MADVLYRRKRRPAMDGMVDAALGYAALGWPVVRGAAPGEDRACNCERLGCPDPAAHPATMAWGVEASTDTDTIRRWWAADPEANVILPTGRVFDVFDVPREAGVMALARMGRAGVPAGPVAALGSRYLFFVATRSPVDEDEWWSCHLDCVPEAIEDMPGLRWHCRDSFVLGAPSRLPGGGRVSWIRTPRDSGGSVVLPDPIAVLGILADASEEFGDTGR, encoded by the coding sequence ATGGCCGATGTGTTGTACCGACGGAAGCGGCGTCCGGCGATGGACGGCATGGTCGACGCCGCGCTGGGCTACGCCGCACTGGGCTGGCCCGTGGTGCGGGGCGCCGCACCGGGCGAGGACCGCGCCTGCAACTGCGAGCGGCTGGGCTGTCCGGACCCGGCGGCCCATCCGGCGACCATGGCCTGGGGTGTGGAGGCCAGCACCGACACCGACACGATCCGCCGGTGGTGGGCGGCCGACCCCGAGGCCAACGTGATCCTGCCGACGGGGCGGGTCTTCGACGTCTTCGACGTGCCGCGCGAGGCCGGCGTGATGGCGCTGGCGCGGATGGGCCGGGCGGGCGTGCCCGCGGGCCCGGTGGCGGCGCTGGGGTCGCGGTACCTGTTCTTCGTGGCGACCCGGTCGCCGGTCGACGAGGACGAGTGGTGGTCCTGCCACCTGGACTGCGTCCCCGAGGCGATCGAGGACATGCCGGGCCTGCGCTGGCACTGCCGGGACAGCTTTGTCCTGGGTGCCCCGTCCCGGCTGCCGGGCGGGGGCCGGGTGAGCTGGATCCGCACTCCGCGCGACTCCGGCGGCTCGGTGGTGCTGCCGGACCCGATCGCGGTCCTGGGCATCCTGGCCGACGCCAGCGAGGAGTTCGGCGACACCGGCCGCTGA